One part of the Populus alba chromosome 18, ASM523922v2, whole genome shotgun sequence genome encodes these proteins:
- the LOC118051667 gene encoding proline-rich receptor-like protein kinase PERK15 isoform X1: protein MSAPTPTAPPSSNTTAPPPSTTTPPPSTPPPTTPATPSAPPPTSPPPPPTPSATPPASTPPPPPAASPPSPPSSSPPPPPSSSPSPPSSPPPPSPTTPSSPPPPSSTTPSTPTSKSSPPPPTSTNTPSPAGTSGGSSGISTGVVVGIAIGGVAILLVASLFFICCNKRKRRRRDDEAAYYVPPPPGPKDDPYGGRQQYWQQNAPPPPDRVVAAMQNPPPPPPVASRPSPPPERVSMPPPPPPPLFMSSSGGSGSNYSGTENPYPPPSPGIALGFSKSTFSYEELARATDGFTDANLLGQGGFGYVHRGVLPNGKEVAVKQLKAGSGQGEREFQAEVEIISRVHHKHLVSLVGYCITGAHRLLVYEFVPNNTLEFHLHGKGRPTMDWPTRLKIALGSAKGLAYLHEDCHPKIIHRDIKASNILLDFKFEAKVADFGLAKITSDVNTHVSTRVMGTFGYLAPEYASSGKLTDKSDVFSFGVMLLELITGRRPVDSTQTFMEDSLVDWARPLLTRALEDGNFDTLVDQKLQNNYDQNEMARMVACAAACVRHSARRRPRTSQVVRALEGDVSLSDLNEGIRPGNSRVYGSYGSSDYDTSQYNEDMKKFRKMALGSQEYGGSSEYSGPTSEYGLYPSGSSSEGQNTREMEMGKMKKASKGFSGSS from the exons ATGTCAGCTCCTACTCCCACGGCGCCGCCGTCGTCTAATACTACGGCTCCACCTCCTTCCACCACCACTCCACCCCCATCTACCCCACCTCCTACAACTCCTGCAACTCCTTCAGCCCCTCCACCCACTtctccaccacctccaccaacCCCTTCTGCCACACCACCTGCCTCaacacctccaccaccaccagctGCCTCACCACCCTCACCGCCATCCTCCTCACCACCGCCACCTCCATCCTCCTCACCGTCTCCACCCTCGTCCCCCCCTCCGCCTTCACCCACTACGCCGTCGTCCCCCCCTCCGCCTTCATCCACTACGCCGTCGACTCCGACATCAAAGTCGAGTCCCCCACCGCCGACGAGCACGAATACGCCGTCTCCAGCCGGCACAAGTGGGGGGTCGTCGGGAATTTCGACGGGGGTGGTAGTGGGGATAGCAATTGGGGGAGTGGCGATTCTGTTGGTAGCGAGTCTGTTTTTTATATGCTGTAATAAGAGGAAGAGAAGGAGACGTGATGACGAGGCCGCGTACTATGTGCCTCCTCCTCCTGGGCCCAAAG ATGACCCTTATGGTGGCAGACAACAATATTGGCAACAAAATGCTCCCCCACCACCTGATCGTGTTGTTGCAGCGATGCAAAACCCCCCTCCTCCACCACCCGTTGCATCAAGGCCATCACCTCCTCCAGAGCGTGTTTCAATgcctccaccacctcctccaccaCTTTTCATGAGCAGCAGTGGTGGCTCTGGCTCCAATTATTCTGGTACGGAAAACCCATACCCACCACCTTCTCCAGGCATTGCTTTGGGTTTCTCTAAGAGCACATTTAGCTACGAGGAATTAGCAAGAGCAACAGATGGATTCACAGATGCCAACCTCCTTGGTCAAGGAGGTTTTGGGTATGTGCACAGAGGAGTTCTTCCAAATGGGAAAGAAGTAGCTGTCAAGCAGCTAAAGGCAGGAAGTGGGCAGGGGGAGCGTGAATTTCAGGCAGAAGTTGAGATCATTAGCCGGGTGCATCACAAACATCTTGTTTCATTGGTTGGATACTGCATCACTGGGGCTCATAGATTGCTTGTATATGAGTTTGTTCCAAATAACACTTTGGAGTTTCACTTGCATG GGAAGGGGCGACCCACCATGGATTGGCCTACGAGACTAAAAATTGCATTGGGTTCTGCGAAAGGTCTTGCATACCTTCATGAAGATT GTCATCCTAAAATCATTCATCGTGACATCAAGGCATCTAATATACTTTTGGATTTCAAGTTTGAGGCAAAG GTTGCTGATTTTGGACTAGCAAAGATCACTTCTGATGTCAATACTCATGTCTCCACCCGGGTGATGGGAACTTTTGG GTATCTGGCTCCAGAATATGCTTCAAGTGGAAAACTAACAGACAAATCAGATGTTTTCTCCTTTGGGGTCATGCTTCTGGAATTGATCACTGGCCGTCGACCTGTGGACTCAACTCAGACTTTCATGGAGGACAGTTTGGTTGATTGG GCAAGGCCTTTACTGACTCGGGCTTTGGAAGATGGAAACTTTGATACCCTGGTTGATCAAAAGCTGCAAAATAATTATGATCAAAATGAGATGGCTCGCATGGTTGCTTGTGCGGCTGCTTGTGTGCGTCATTCAGCTCGCCGTCGACCACGCACCAGTCAG GTAGTCCGAGCTTTGGAAGGAGATGTGTCTCTCTCTGATCTTAATGAAGGAATAAGACCCGGGAATAGCAGAGTTTATGGTTCATATGGCAGTTCCGACTATGACACCAGCCAATACAATGAGGACATGAAAAAATTCAGGAAGATGGCATTAGGAAGCCAGGAATATGGCGGAAGCAGTGAGTACAGTGGACCAACCAGTGAATATGGCTTGTACCCTTCTGGCTCGAGCAGCGAAGGCCAGAACACCCGCGAAATGGAAATGGGAAAGATGAAGAAGGCCAGTAAAGGTTTTAGTGGAAGTTCGTGA
- the LOC118051665 gene encoding subtilisin-like protease SBT6.1 isoform X2, with protein MKIKIMISHHNLSTFPFKSSFFLALLSLSLFHLFSSPSPISQTLAPQNYIVRFKDYEKSDHHRLYLESRVKSDGWKWIERRNPAMDYATDFGVLAIQKERVIGEIERLEMVKDVNLDISYTKRDLLGFVDGEKRPGKMFTSMSFSDVEESYAVAQTSNSSIHWGRQLWGQKSQVTSLFGADVLWSKGFTGHKVKMAIFDTGIRADHPHFRKIKERTNWTNEDTLNDNLGHGTFVAGVIAGQDAECLGFAPDAEIYAFRVFTDAQVSYTSWFLDAFNYAIAINMDVLNLSIGGPDYLDLPFVEKVWEITANNIIMVSAIGNDGPLYGTLNNPADQCDVIGVGGIDYNDHIAPFSSRGMSTWEIPHGYGRVKPDVVAYGREIMGSKISTGCKSLSGTSVASPVVAGVVCLLVSVIPESARKDILNPASMKQALVEGAAKLAGPNMYEQGAGRVDLLESYEILKGYQPRASIFPSVLDFTDCPYSWPFCRQPLYAGAMPVMFNATILNGMGVIGYIESAPTWHPAEEEGNLLSIHFTYSEVIWPWTGYLALHMQIKEEGAQFSGEIEGNVTLRVFSPPSPGEKSPRSSACVLQLKLKVVPTPPRQKRVLWDQFHNIKYPPGYIPRDSLDVRNDILDWHGDHLHTNFHIMFNMLRDAGYYVETLGSPFTCFDARQYGTLLLVDLEDEYFQEEIEKLRDDVISTGLGLAVFAEWYNMDTMVKMRFFDDNTRSWWTPVTGGANIPALNDLLAPFGIAFGDKILNGDFSIDGEQSRYASGTDIVRFPRGGYTHGFPFLDSSESGATQNVLTSGTTKADSSILGLVEVGQGRIAVYGDSNCLDSSHMVTNCYWLLKKILDFTSRNIRDPLLFPDSAKKDAALFVDDNQLPARRTDVNFSSYSAVVGKDLICKSDSRFEVWGTKGYNLHVRGRNRRLPGYPLIDLGRGLNSTIDTSNLRRPKDTEKNKVDSLGNRTWGMLSRDEADVPVLVASHWLLPAALAITGQPFVVEHLAHSTKAAKEEERVWFRPTGQFIAKRTIILITSLLFSRNVNLFFFTVTLLRN; from the exons atgaaaataaaaatcatgatcaGCCACCATAATCTCTCAACATTTCCATTCAAGTCCTCTTTCTTTTTAGCTCtcctttccctttctctcttcCATCTTTTCTCCAGCCCCTCTCCCATTTCCCAAACCCTAGCCCCCCAAAACTACATCGTCCGTTTCAAAGACTATGAGAAATCGGATCATCACCGTCTCTACTTAGAATCGAGAGTCAAATCGGACGGCTGGAAATGGATCGAGAGGAGGAATCCGGCGATGGACTATGCCACGGATTTCGGAGTGTTGGCGATCCAGAAGGAGAGAGTGATTGGAGAGATTGAGAGGCTGGAGATGGTGAAAGATGTGAATTTGGATATTAGTTATACGAAAAGGGATTtacttggttttgttgatggcgaGAAACGCCCTGGCAAGATGTTTACTTCCATGTCATTTAGTGACGTTGAAGAGAGTTATGCTGTGGCCCAGACTAGTAATTCTTCTATTCATTGGGGTCGCCAACTTTGGGGGCAG AAGTCACAGGTGACTTCCTTGTTTGGAGCAGATGTTCTTTGGTCAAAAGGGTTTACTGGTCATAAAGTCAAAATGGCTATTTTTGATACTGGAATTCGAGCTGATCACCCGCATTTCCGCAAAATTAAG GAGCGAACAAACTGGACTAATGAAGATACTTTGAATGACAATCTTGGACATGGAACATTTGTTGCTGGTGTTATTGCTGGTCAAGATGCAGAGTGTCTTGGTTTTGCACCTGATGCAGAGATTTATGCATTTCGCGTGTTTACAGATGCACAG GTATCTTACACATCATGGTTCCTTGATGCATTTAATTATGCTATTGCAATCAATATGGATGTGCTAAATTTGAGCATTGGTGGACCTGATTACTTGGATCTACCATTTGTTGAGAAG GTCTGGGAAATAACAGCTAATAACATCATTATGGTTTCTGCTATTGGAAATGATGGGCCTCTTTATGGAACATTAAACAATCCAGCAGACCAATGTGATGTTATCGGTGTTGGTGGCATTGATTACAATGATCACATAGCCCCATTTTCTTcgcgtggcatgagcacttggGAGATTCCTCATGG CTATGGTCGTGTGAAGCCCGATGTTGTTGCATATGGGCGGGAAATTATGGGATCCAAGATAAGCACTGGTTGTAAAAGTTTATCAGGGACTAGCGTGGCTAGTCCTGTGGTTGCTGGTGTGGTATGCCTACTTGTCAGTGTTATTCCTGAAAGTGCTCGTAAGGACATTCTGAATCCAGCAAGCATGAAACAAGCTTTGGTTGAGGGGGCTGCTAAGCTTGCTGGTCCGAATATGTATGAGCAGGGTGCTGGAAGAGTTGATct ATTAGAATCATATGAAATCCTGAAGGGTTACCAGCCTCGGGCAAGCATCTTTCCAAGTGTTCTTGATTTTACAGATTGCCCTTATTCCTGGCCCTTTTGTCGTCAACCACTTTATGCAGGTGCTATGCCTGTTATGTTTAATGCCACCATTCTGAATGGAatgggtgtcattggctatattgaaAGTGCTCCAACTTGGCATCCTGCAGAGGAAGAAGGAAATCTTCTAAGCATTCACTTTACTTATTCAGAAGTTATCTGGCCTTGGACTGGTTATTTAGCATTGCACATGCAAATCAAGGAAGAAGGTGCGCAGTTCTCTGGAGAGATTGAGGGTAATGTAACTCTTAGGGTGTTTAGTCCTCCATCTCCAGGTGAGAAGAGCCCTCGAAGCAGCGCTTGTGTGCTTCAACTGAAACTAAAAGTAGTTCCCACTCCACCAAGACAGAAGCGTGTTTTGTGGGATCAATTTCACAACATTAAATACCCTCCTGGATATATTCCAAGAGACTCTTTGGATGTTCGCAATGATATCCTTGACTGGCATGGGGATCACCTGCATACAAATTTTCATATCATGTTCAACATGTTACGAGATGCTGGGTACTATGTTGAAACTCTTGGTTCGCCTTTCACATGCTTTGATGCTCGCCAATATGGGACGCTGCTGCTAGTGGATCTTGAGGATGAATACTTTCAAGAAGAAATCGAGAAACTGAGAGATGATGTTATCAGTACCGGATTGGGATTAGCTGTTTTTGCAGAATGGTATAACATGGATACAATGGTGAAAATGCGATTCTTTGATGATAATACGAGGAGCTGGTGGACTCCTGTTACTGGAGGTGCGAATATCCCAGCATTGAATGATCTTCTGGCCCCATTTGGGATTGCTTTTGGGGATAAGATTCTGAATGGGGATTTTTCCATTGATGGAGAGCAAAGTCGATATGCATCTGGAACTGATATTGTGAGGTTTCCAAGAGGTGGGTATACTCACGGTTTCCCCTTCCTGGATAGCTCAGAAAGTGGTGCAACCCAAAATGTGTTGACTTCTGGCACGACCAAG GCAGACTCTTCAATTCTTGGCCTTGTAGAGGTGGGACAAGGTCGCATAGCAGTTTATGGAGACTCCAACTGTCTGGATAGCAGCCATATGGTCACTAACTGTTACTGGCTCCTGAAGAAAATACTGGATTTCACTAGCAGGAACATTAGAGATCCATTGCTGTTCCCAGATTCAGCTAAAAAAGATGCAGCCCTATTTGTAGATGACAATCAATTACCTGCACGTCGTACTGATGTAAATTTCTCATCATATTCTGCTGTTGTGGGGAAGGATTTAATCTGCAAGAGTGACTCCAGATTTGAAGTATGGGGAACTAAGGGATACAATCTACATGTTAGGGGAAGGAATAGAAGACTTCCAGGCTACCCTCTTATAGATCTGGGGAGGGGTTTGAATTCTACCATTGATACTTCCAATTTGAGGCGTCCAAAGGACACTGAGAAAAATAAGGTTGACTCGTTGGGAAACAGGACTTGGGGCATGCTCTCCAGGGATGAG GCTGATGTACCAGTGCTAGTAGCTAGTCATTGGCTCCTACCTGCAGCACTAGCAATTACTGGTCA GCCTTTTGTTGTTGAGCATCTGGCACATTCGACAAAGGCGGCGAAGGAGGAGGAGAGGGTCTGGTTCCGGCCGACTGGGCAATTTATAGCTAAAAGAACAATCATTTTGATAACTTCTCTCTTGTTTTCTCGCAAtgtgaacctttttttttttactgtaacaTTGTTACGAAATTGA
- the LOC118051667 gene encoding proline-rich receptor-like protein kinase PERK15 isoform X2, with product MSAPTPTAPPSSNTTAPPPSTTTPPPSTPPPTTPATPSAPPPTSPPPPPTPSATPPASTPPPPPAASPPSPPSSSPPPPPSSSPSPPSSPPPPSSTTPSTPTSKSSPPPPTSTNTPSPAGTSGGSSGISTGVVVGIAIGGVAILLVASLFFICCNKRKRRRRDDEAAYYVPPPPGPKDDPYGGRQQYWQQNAPPPPDRVVAAMQNPPPPPPVASRPSPPPERVSMPPPPPPPLFMSSSGGSGSNYSGTENPYPPPSPGIALGFSKSTFSYEELARATDGFTDANLLGQGGFGYVHRGVLPNGKEVAVKQLKAGSGQGEREFQAEVEIISRVHHKHLVSLVGYCITGAHRLLVYEFVPNNTLEFHLHGKGRPTMDWPTRLKIALGSAKGLAYLHEDCHPKIIHRDIKASNILLDFKFEAKVADFGLAKITSDVNTHVSTRVMGTFGYLAPEYASSGKLTDKSDVFSFGVMLLELITGRRPVDSTQTFMEDSLVDWARPLLTRALEDGNFDTLVDQKLQNNYDQNEMARMVACAAACVRHSARRRPRTSQVVRALEGDVSLSDLNEGIRPGNSRVYGSYGSSDYDTSQYNEDMKKFRKMALGSQEYGGSSEYSGPTSEYGLYPSGSSSEGQNTREMEMGKMKKASKGFSGSS from the exons ATGTCAGCTCCTACTCCCACGGCGCCGCCGTCGTCTAATACTACGGCTCCACCTCCTTCCACCACCACTCCACCCCCATCTACCCCACCTCCTACAACTCCTGCAACTCCTTCAGCCCCTCCACCCACTtctccaccacctccaccaacCCCTTCTGCCACACCACCTGCCTCaacacctccaccaccaccagctGCCTCACCACCCTCACCGCCATCCTCCTCACCACCGCCACCTCCATCCTCCTCACCGTCTCCACCCTCGTCCCCCCCTCCGC CTTCATCCACTACGCCGTCGACTCCGACATCAAAGTCGAGTCCCCCACCGCCGACGAGCACGAATACGCCGTCTCCAGCCGGCACAAGTGGGGGGTCGTCGGGAATTTCGACGGGGGTGGTAGTGGGGATAGCAATTGGGGGAGTGGCGATTCTGTTGGTAGCGAGTCTGTTTTTTATATGCTGTAATAAGAGGAAGAGAAGGAGACGTGATGACGAGGCCGCGTACTATGTGCCTCCTCCTCCTGGGCCCAAAG ATGACCCTTATGGTGGCAGACAACAATATTGGCAACAAAATGCTCCCCCACCACCTGATCGTGTTGTTGCAGCGATGCAAAACCCCCCTCCTCCACCACCCGTTGCATCAAGGCCATCACCTCCTCCAGAGCGTGTTTCAATgcctccaccacctcctccaccaCTTTTCATGAGCAGCAGTGGTGGCTCTGGCTCCAATTATTCTGGTACGGAAAACCCATACCCACCACCTTCTCCAGGCATTGCTTTGGGTTTCTCTAAGAGCACATTTAGCTACGAGGAATTAGCAAGAGCAACAGATGGATTCACAGATGCCAACCTCCTTGGTCAAGGAGGTTTTGGGTATGTGCACAGAGGAGTTCTTCCAAATGGGAAAGAAGTAGCTGTCAAGCAGCTAAAGGCAGGAAGTGGGCAGGGGGAGCGTGAATTTCAGGCAGAAGTTGAGATCATTAGCCGGGTGCATCACAAACATCTTGTTTCATTGGTTGGATACTGCATCACTGGGGCTCATAGATTGCTTGTATATGAGTTTGTTCCAAATAACACTTTGGAGTTTCACTTGCATG GGAAGGGGCGACCCACCATGGATTGGCCTACGAGACTAAAAATTGCATTGGGTTCTGCGAAAGGTCTTGCATACCTTCATGAAGATT GTCATCCTAAAATCATTCATCGTGACATCAAGGCATCTAATATACTTTTGGATTTCAAGTTTGAGGCAAAG GTTGCTGATTTTGGACTAGCAAAGATCACTTCTGATGTCAATACTCATGTCTCCACCCGGGTGATGGGAACTTTTGG GTATCTGGCTCCAGAATATGCTTCAAGTGGAAAACTAACAGACAAATCAGATGTTTTCTCCTTTGGGGTCATGCTTCTGGAATTGATCACTGGCCGTCGACCTGTGGACTCAACTCAGACTTTCATGGAGGACAGTTTGGTTGATTGG GCAAGGCCTTTACTGACTCGGGCTTTGGAAGATGGAAACTTTGATACCCTGGTTGATCAAAAGCTGCAAAATAATTATGATCAAAATGAGATGGCTCGCATGGTTGCTTGTGCGGCTGCTTGTGTGCGTCATTCAGCTCGCCGTCGACCACGCACCAGTCAG GTAGTCCGAGCTTTGGAAGGAGATGTGTCTCTCTCTGATCTTAATGAAGGAATAAGACCCGGGAATAGCAGAGTTTATGGTTCATATGGCAGTTCCGACTATGACACCAGCCAATACAATGAGGACATGAAAAAATTCAGGAAGATGGCATTAGGAAGCCAGGAATATGGCGGAAGCAGTGAGTACAGTGGACCAACCAGTGAATATGGCTTGTACCCTTCTGGCTCGAGCAGCGAAGGCCAGAACACCCGCGAAATGGAAATGGGAAAGATGAAGAAGGCCAGTAAAGGTTTTAGTGGAAGTTCGTGA
- the LOC118051665 gene encoding subtilisin-like protease SBT6.1 isoform X1: protein MKIKIMISHHNLSTFPFKSSFFLALLSLSLFHLFSSPSPISQTLAPQNYIVRFKDYEKSDHHRLYLESRVKSDGWKWIERRNPAMDYATDFGVLAIQKERVIGEIERLEMVKDVNLDISYTKRDLLGFVDGEKRPGKMFTSMSFSDVEESYAVAQTSNSSIHWGRQLWGQKSQVTSLFGADVLWSKGFTGHKVKMAIFDTGIRADHPHFRKIKERTNWTNEDTLNDNLGHGTFVAGVIAGQDAECLGFAPDAEIYAFRVFTDAQVSYTSWFLDAFNYAIAINMDVLNLSIGGPDYLDLPFVEKVWEITANNIIMVSAIGNDGPLYGTLNNPADQCDVIGVGGIDYNDHIAPFSSRGMSTWEIPHGYGRVKPDVVAYGREIMGSKISTGCKSLSGTSVASPVVAGVVCLLVSVIPESARKDILNPASMKQALVEGAAKLAGPNMYEQGAGRVDLLESYEILKGYQPRASIFPSVLDFTDCPYSWPFCRQPLYAGAMPVMFNATILNGMGVIGYIESAPTWHPAEEEGNLLSIHFTYSEVIWPWTGYLALHMQIKEEGAQFSGEIEGNVTLRVFSPPSPGEKSPRSSACVLQLKLKVVPTPPRQKRVLWDQFHNIKYPPGYIPRDSLDVRNDILDWHGDHLHTNFHIMFNMLRDAGYYVETLGSPFTCFDARQYGTLLLVDLEDEYFQEEIEKLRDDVISTGLGLAVFAEWYNMDTMVKMRFFDDNTRSWWTPVTGGANIPALNDLLAPFGIAFGDKILNGDFSIDGEQSRYASGTDIVRFPRGGYTHGFPFLDSSESGATQNVLTSGTTKADSSILGLVEVGQGRIAVYGDSNCLDSSHMVTNCYWLLKKILDFTSRNIRDPLLFPDSAKKDAALFVDDNQLPARRTDVNFSSYSAVVGKDLICKSDSRFEVWGTKGYNLHVRGRNRRLPGYPLIDLGRGLNSTIDTSNLRRPKDTEKNKVDSLGNRTWGMLSRDEADVPVLVASHWLLPAALAITGLLLLSIWHIRQRRRRRRRGSGSGRLGNL, encoded by the exons atgaaaataaaaatcatgatcaGCCACCATAATCTCTCAACATTTCCATTCAAGTCCTCTTTCTTTTTAGCTCtcctttccctttctctcttcCATCTTTTCTCCAGCCCCTCTCCCATTTCCCAAACCCTAGCCCCCCAAAACTACATCGTCCGTTTCAAAGACTATGAGAAATCGGATCATCACCGTCTCTACTTAGAATCGAGAGTCAAATCGGACGGCTGGAAATGGATCGAGAGGAGGAATCCGGCGATGGACTATGCCACGGATTTCGGAGTGTTGGCGATCCAGAAGGAGAGAGTGATTGGAGAGATTGAGAGGCTGGAGATGGTGAAAGATGTGAATTTGGATATTAGTTATACGAAAAGGGATTtacttggttttgttgatggcgaGAAACGCCCTGGCAAGATGTTTACTTCCATGTCATTTAGTGACGTTGAAGAGAGTTATGCTGTGGCCCAGACTAGTAATTCTTCTATTCATTGGGGTCGCCAACTTTGGGGGCAG AAGTCACAGGTGACTTCCTTGTTTGGAGCAGATGTTCTTTGGTCAAAAGGGTTTACTGGTCATAAAGTCAAAATGGCTATTTTTGATACTGGAATTCGAGCTGATCACCCGCATTTCCGCAAAATTAAG GAGCGAACAAACTGGACTAATGAAGATACTTTGAATGACAATCTTGGACATGGAACATTTGTTGCTGGTGTTATTGCTGGTCAAGATGCAGAGTGTCTTGGTTTTGCACCTGATGCAGAGATTTATGCATTTCGCGTGTTTACAGATGCACAG GTATCTTACACATCATGGTTCCTTGATGCATTTAATTATGCTATTGCAATCAATATGGATGTGCTAAATTTGAGCATTGGTGGACCTGATTACTTGGATCTACCATTTGTTGAGAAG GTCTGGGAAATAACAGCTAATAACATCATTATGGTTTCTGCTATTGGAAATGATGGGCCTCTTTATGGAACATTAAACAATCCAGCAGACCAATGTGATGTTATCGGTGTTGGTGGCATTGATTACAATGATCACATAGCCCCATTTTCTTcgcgtggcatgagcacttggGAGATTCCTCATGG CTATGGTCGTGTGAAGCCCGATGTTGTTGCATATGGGCGGGAAATTATGGGATCCAAGATAAGCACTGGTTGTAAAAGTTTATCAGGGACTAGCGTGGCTAGTCCTGTGGTTGCTGGTGTGGTATGCCTACTTGTCAGTGTTATTCCTGAAAGTGCTCGTAAGGACATTCTGAATCCAGCAAGCATGAAACAAGCTTTGGTTGAGGGGGCTGCTAAGCTTGCTGGTCCGAATATGTATGAGCAGGGTGCTGGAAGAGTTGATct ATTAGAATCATATGAAATCCTGAAGGGTTACCAGCCTCGGGCAAGCATCTTTCCAAGTGTTCTTGATTTTACAGATTGCCCTTATTCCTGGCCCTTTTGTCGTCAACCACTTTATGCAGGTGCTATGCCTGTTATGTTTAATGCCACCATTCTGAATGGAatgggtgtcattggctatattgaaAGTGCTCCAACTTGGCATCCTGCAGAGGAAGAAGGAAATCTTCTAAGCATTCACTTTACTTATTCAGAAGTTATCTGGCCTTGGACTGGTTATTTAGCATTGCACATGCAAATCAAGGAAGAAGGTGCGCAGTTCTCTGGAGAGATTGAGGGTAATGTAACTCTTAGGGTGTTTAGTCCTCCATCTCCAGGTGAGAAGAGCCCTCGAAGCAGCGCTTGTGTGCTTCAACTGAAACTAAAAGTAGTTCCCACTCCACCAAGACAGAAGCGTGTTTTGTGGGATCAATTTCACAACATTAAATACCCTCCTGGATATATTCCAAGAGACTCTTTGGATGTTCGCAATGATATCCTTGACTGGCATGGGGATCACCTGCATACAAATTTTCATATCATGTTCAACATGTTACGAGATGCTGGGTACTATGTTGAAACTCTTGGTTCGCCTTTCACATGCTTTGATGCTCGCCAATATGGGACGCTGCTGCTAGTGGATCTTGAGGATGAATACTTTCAAGAAGAAATCGAGAAACTGAGAGATGATGTTATCAGTACCGGATTGGGATTAGCTGTTTTTGCAGAATGGTATAACATGGATACAATGGTGAAAATGCGATTCTTTGATGATAATACGAGGAGCTGGTGGACTCCTGTTACTGGAGGTGCGAATATCCCAGCATTGAATGATCTTCTGGCCCCATTTGGGATTGCTTTTGGGGATAAGATTCTGAATGGGGATTTTTCCATTGATGGAGAGCAAAGTCGATATGCATCTGGAACTGATATTGTGAGGTTTCCAAGAGGTGGGTATACTCACGGTTTCCCCTTCCTGGATAGCTCAGAAAGTGGTGCAACCCAAAATGTGTTGACTTCTGGCACGACCAAG GCAGACTCTTCAATTCTTGGCCTTGTAGAGGTGGGACAAGGTCGCATAGCAGTTTATGGAGACTCCAACTGTCTGGATAGCAGCCATATGGTCACTAACTGTTACTGGCTCCTGAAGAAAATACTGGATTTCACTAGCAGGAACATTAGAGATCCATTGCTGTTCCCAGATTCAGCTAAAAAAGATGCAGCCCTATTTGTAGATGACAATCAATTACCTGCACGTCGTACTGATGTAAATTTCTCATCATATTCTGCTGTTGTGGGGAAGGATTTAATCTGCAAGAGTGACTCCAGATTTGAAGTATGGGGAACTAAGGGATACAATCTACATGTTAGGGGAAGGAATAGAAGACTTCCAGGCTACCCTCTTATAGATCTGGGGAGGGGTTTGAATTCTACCATTGATACTTCCAATTTGAGGCGTCCAAAGGACACTGAGAAAAATAAGGTTGACTCGTTGGGAAACAGGACTTGGGGCATGCTCTCCAGGGATGAG GCTGATGTACCAGTGCTAGTAGCTAGTCATTGGCTCCTACCTGCAGCACTAGCAATTACTG GCCTTTTGTTGTTGAGCATCTGGCACATTCGACAAAGGCGGCGAAGGAGGAGGAGAGGGTCTGGTTCCGGCCGACTGGGCAATTTATAG